AGAACCCGCTTCCCGACGGAAACAGGGTGTATAAGCGCAATGTTTGATTGGAAATTGCACCTCTTTCACAATCTCATCTCTATAAATGTTGGTGACCGGAACTTCGGCTGTAGGGATCAAATAGAGATTGTCGTTTCCGATATAGTACATCTGTCCTTCTTTATCCGGCAATTGCCCCGTGGCAAATGCAGAATCCTCATTCACCAAAATGGGCACCTGAACTTCTTCGTATCCTTCCTCGGCAGCCTGATCCAAAAAGAAATTAATTAATGCACGCTGCAATTTAGCGCCCTTACCTTTATAGATGGGAAAACCTGCTCCGGCAACTTTTACGCCAAGCTCTAAATCAACAATACCGTATTTGATCAATAATTCCCAATGGGGCAATGCCTCCTCCGACAACGCAGGGATTTCGCCATGGCTCAAAACAATTTCGTTATCGTCTGCACTTACTCCTGCCGGAACGGACTGATGCGGTAAATTAGGCAATTGTACGATCTTCTCATTCAATGCTGCCTCAATTGTACCTAGTTGATCTAAAAGTTGCTTTACTTGCTCTTTATATCCCGAAGATTTGGATTTAACGGTTTCAGCTTCTTCTTTTTTACCTTGACGCATCAGATCTCCAATCTTTTTTGCTGCCGCATTAGCCTCTGCCGAAAGTGCATCAGATTCCGATTGGATCTTACGGCGCTCTTCATCTAAACTAATGATTTCGTCGATCAATCCAATTTCCTTGAAATGCTTGACAGCCAATCTTTCGATTACCGTATCCCTGTTCTCACGGATATAATTTAATTGCAACATAATATAAATGTGTTATTTAAAATAGTGAACAAACTTAGATAAATTTGCCTTTATTTACAAGCTATTTTATTCCCATAACACCTTTAGAAAGGCTTTTTGAACCTATTTTATGCGCTTTACTAAGCAATACTTACCTCATCACACAAATATACATCTTGAATAGCGTGAAGCAGTGCTACACCCTCTTGCATCGGTTTTTGAAAGGCTTTACGACCGGATATCAAACCAGTTCCGCCAGCGCGCTTGTTAATAACCGCCGTTTTTACAGCTTCTTGGATGTCATTCTGTCCTGAAGCCCCGCCAGAATTGATCAAGCCTGCCCTACCAGCAAAGCAATTAAGAACCTGGTAGCGGCAGAGGTCAATAGGATGATCGGAAGAAAGCTGTGTATACATCCGTTCATCTAGCTTTCCATAACTGCTTTTCCCCATATTCAGCGCCTTAAAGCCACCGTTCAACTCGGGTAGTTTTTGCTTAATAATATCCGCTTTGATGGTTACGCCCAAATGATTGGCCTGCCCAGTCAGGTCTGCAGCTAAGTGGTAATCTTTATCGCCGACCTTGAAAGCCGAATTACGCAAATAACACCATAGTACCGTCGCCATTCCCAAGGAATGTGCTTCCTCAAATGCTTTTGCTACTTCAATAATCTGCCGGTCTGATTCTTCAGATCCAAAATATATGGTTGCCCCTACCGCAACAGCACCCATATTCCAGGCTTCGCGAATGGTTCCGTACAAGATTTGGTCGGCGCGATTGGGATAGGTCAACAGTTCATTATGATTGATTTTAACCAAAAACGGAATCTTGTGTGCATACTTTCGGGCAACAGCTCCTAATACACCGAAGGTAGAAGCCACGGCATTACAATTCCCTTCCAAAGCTAGCTTGACAATATTTTCCGGATCAAAATACTGTGGATTTGGAGCAAAAGAAGCTCCGGCACTGTGTTCAATACCTTGGTCCACAGGCAATATCGAAAGATACCCGGTATTAGCCAATCGACCCGTTCCAAAAAGTTGGCCCAAACTGCGCAAAACCTGCGGGCTACGATCACTTGAACTGTATACTTGGTCAATAAATTCTGCTTGTGGGAGATGTAGCATTGTTTTGGAAACTGCAGGTTGATCAAATTCTAACAAATAACTCGCTTCTGCACCTAGATGTGCCTGTATTTTTTCGATGTATTGCATAATATATTTATTTTAACGTGATGGAGTTTACCATTATCTTTAAAATAAAACTCTAAAAACCACAGAATGTTTTAGCGCATATTATGTAGTAAAAAAAACTTAACTTTGACCATGTTATATTTAGTTCCAACACCTATTGGCAATCTGGAGGACATGACGTTCCGTGCGGTCAATGTCCTAAAAGAAGTGGACCTCATCTTAGCAGAGGATACAAGGACTAGTGCTCCGCTTTTAAAACATTTTGGAATCGACAAAAAAGTATTTGCGCATCATCAGCACAATGAACATAAAGCGGTCTCTGAAATCATTAAATTTTTAAAAGAGGGACAAAACATTGCTTTGATTTCAGACGCTGGAACACCGGCAATCTCGGATCCGGGATTCTTACTCGTACGTGAGGCCATCAAAGAAGGACTGGAGGTACAGTGCTTACCGGGAGCAACTGCATTCGTACCAGCGCTTGTCAATTCGGGACTTCCCAACGACCGTTTTTGCTTTGAAGGTTTTCTACCCGTAAAAAAAGGAAGACAAACACGCTTAAAAGCTTTGGCAGAAGAAAAAAGAACAATGATCTTCTACGAATCACCACATCGTATTCTCAAAACAATTGAAGAATTTATCACCGTTTTTGGACCAGAAAGACAAGGGTCGATATCTCGTGAGTTGAGCAAACTCTATGAGGAAAATGTGCGCGGAACATTAACTGATTTAAAATTACACTTCGAAAACAATCCGATTAAAGGAGAATTTGTATTTTGTGTAGCAGGATTGGAATAAATTTTAACAATCTTTATGTATTAAAATGTATTTGACATGAACATGGAACAATTTGCACAGGATGGGCAGGACATAAAAATCATCGAAAAATTGGTTTCTAAAGTCCAGGATATGCTTACTCCAGGAGAAAGAATAGATTATATAGCAGTTCAAAAGAAACCTGCAGTGACTATTTTACCGGATAGTATTACCATCAGTAATAAGCGCATATTTATGTGCGAGTTTACTAAATTGGGCTTAGCTACTGATTTCGAAATTTTCGGCTGGCAAGATATCAAAGATATTGCTTTCAAAGAGGAAATCTTCGGTTCGAAAGTGACTGTTATTCCTTTTACTGGGGAGAATTTGAGCATCGATTATATCCCTAAAGTTCAGGCCAGAAAATTATATCAATATATTAAAGCTGCACTTGAAAATTATAAAAAAGCGGAATTGGCCGCCGAAAAAGAGAAAATAGTGATCGCTTCAACTGTGGCAAAAGAAGGGATTATCGAAAGACCGGAAAGTAATGCCGCAGGGCAGCCAGCAGTTACAGCACCTGCTCAATCAGCACCACAATATTATGGGGCTGGTCAGCCAACACCGCAGGCGCCGGTTCAGACACAGCAACCGATCGCATCCACCCCAACTATTCCGACAGTTTCGGCAGCTGCTATCTCACCTGCTGCGGCAAAGGAAGAGGAAGAGGATGAAATTACGTTAAAGCTCAAAAAATTAAAAACGCTCTTCGACAAACAATTGATTACCCAAGAGGAATACGAGAGTAAAAAGAGAGAAGTCTTATCCAGTTTATAATTATAAATGGTAGAAAATATATAGTGAAAAACAACTATTTACTGGCACTTTTAAGTGCCTTTTTATTGTGGTTGGGCTGGCCTCCAATCCCCTATTCCAGTCCATTGTTATTTATTGGATTTGTACCTCTGCTAATTGCTGTGGAAAACATTATCCGAAGTGAAACATGCAAACGAAAAGGCCGTAAAGTGTTTCTTACTGCAGGACTCTCCGCAGTTGTCTGGAACACCGCCTCTATTTATTGGGTATACAACTCCATTTCAGCAGTTATGCCGCCATTTGCAGCTGTCTTAATCAGCTTGATCCCTTTTTGTCTGGGAGCGGCTTTAATGGCGCTGGTTTTCAGACTTTATGCGCAACTACGACGCAAAACAAACATCCTGTTATCCCTCTTCGGATTAATGGGATTCTGGATAAGCTACGAATTTTTACATGAATCCTGGGATTTAGCTTTCCCCTGGATGACATTAGGCAATGGTTTTGCCAGTTTCCACCAATTGGTGCAATGGTATGAAATCACGGGAGTCTATGGTGGAACCATATGGATCTGGCTGGTCAATATCTTGGTCTTTACACTTTACCTGAATCGGGAGGGACTTTATCCGGTCAAACGTAAGATTGTCCCGATTGCTGTATTGACCGCAGTGTTACTAATCCCAAGCACCTACTCGTTGATACGTTACGTTAACTATGAGGAACATCAGAATCCCGCACAAATCGTTGTTGTTCAGCCTAATATTGACCCTTATCTTAAATTCCATATTAGTCCCGAAGAACAATTAAACACCTTATTCTCCTTATCAAATTCAGTCGCTAAACCAAATACCGAGTTTTTTATCTGGCCTGAAACGGCACTTTCACAGAACGGAGATTTCGACGAGGATAATTTTAGGGAAACATACTCTTACCAGCGCATCTTAAAGTTTTTAGATCAGTATAAAAATGGCAATGTACTTTCAGGTATTGAAAGTTATCAGCTGTACAACGATGCCAAAACACCGACTGCACGCGAAATAGCTCCTTATGTTTATCAAGATAATTTCAATGCCGCGACATTGATCGATTATTCTTCCAAACTACAATTTTATCATAAGTCCAAGCTCGTTCCGGGCGTTGAACAAATGCCTTTTGGTGCAGCCATGAACTTCTTAAAACCTCTGTTTAAAGCATTCGGCGGTACTACGGGAGGCTATGGAAAACAGGCCGAACCATCGGTATTTTATGCGCAAAGTGGCATTGGTGCAGCACCGGTCATCTGTTACGAATCCATTTGGGGCAATTATGTTGCTAAGTACGTCAAAAAAGGAGCACAGTTTATTGCGATCATCACCAATGATGGCTGGTGGGGAAATACTTCGGGCAAAGACCAACATTTACAGTACGCTAAACTACGTGCGATTGAGAATAGACGATGGGTGGCTCGCTCGGCCAACACAGGGATCTCTGGCTTCATTAATCAACGCGGAGATATTGTGCAACAGACCAAATGGTGGCAGCCTGCAGCCCTCAATCAGGAAATTAATTTAAATGAAGAAATCACGATCTATACGCAAGCAGGTGATATCGCCGCTTATTTAGGTTTGACGCTCGCATTAGGAGGAATTTTGCTCCTGATCGTGGTCAGACGAAGAAAGGAAGTCATATAATTGAAAAATAGCGCCAATATGAACTAACATTAGCGCTATTTTTCTTTGTCAGAACAGAAAAGCTCTCGCCCTATACCATAAAGGGCAAAAAGGATCTCATTCTTAGAAACCGATTAACTCAGACACCTACCGGCCATAATTAGGAAATTAAAATGATAAAAATTAGTGATTTGATAGCTTTAATTTACTTGAGAGATTTGTAATTTTGCGGCATGCAAGTATATTTTGATAATGCAGCGACTACAGCCTTAGATCCTGAAGTAATAAAAGTAATGATCGATGTGATGGACAATAACTTTGGAAATCCATCCTCTATCCATAGTCACGGACGACAAGTAAAAACAATTGTAGAAAAAGCACGTAAAACGATTGCCAATCTACTTCATGTATCTCCTGCAGAGATATTTTTTACATCGGGTGGAACGGAAGCAGACAATATGGCCATCGTGAGGTCAATAACCGACTTTGGGATAACCCATGCCGTTACCACACCCATTGAGCACCATGCCGTATTACATACATTAGAAGAGCTGCAAAAAGCAGGTAAAGTGCACCTGGATCTGCTTGAAGTTGACGAAAAAGGCAATTTAAATATCAACCAGCTGGAAGAGCTTTTAAAGGGTAACCCACGTACTTTTGTCTCTATTATGCATGCCAATAATGAAATTGGAAATCTCAACGATATTCACCATATCGCCGAGCTATGCCAAAAGTACAATGCCATTTTTCATTCGGACACTGTGCAGACGATGGGGCATTATCCGCATGATCTTGGTAACCTTAAAATAGATTTTATAACTGGAGCTGCACATAAATTTCATGGCCCGAAAGGGGTAGGCTTTCTTTATATTAATGCCAACAATAAAATCAAACCTTTAATCTATGGCGGAGCCCAGGAACGCAATATACGTGGCGGGACAGAAAATGTATATGGCATAGCAGGACTTGCCAAAGCGCTGGAACTTGCCTATGAAAACATGGAAGAACATCATACTTATATACAGGGGCTCAAATCTTATATGATTGATGAGTTGTTGAAAGCAATACCCGACATTGGCTTTAATGGCGTCATCGAACCAGACAAATCATTGTACACCGTATTGAATGTTTCTTTCCCTTGCAGTAACCTCGCTGATATGCTCCTATTCAATTTGGATATTGCCGGCATATCATGCTCTGGCGGAAGCGCCTGCAGCTCAGGGACCGACATAGGCTCTCATGTATTGAATGCGATCAATTCGAGCGCTGAACGCCCCTCGGTGCGTTTTTCTTTTTGTAAAAACAATACCAGAGAGGAAATCGACTTTGTTGTAAAAACGTTAAAGGAACTTTGTACAAAAAACCAATAAAGTCTTCAGATAAATGTTGAGAAGTTATCCCAAATGAAATTAGAGCATCAATCATATGTGCGAATGTTTTAAAGACTAAAATAAGCTTAAAAATAAGAAAGCCGGAAGTTGTACCTCTGGCTTTCTTGTTTTTACATCATTTATAAAAAGTTAACTCAATTTTTCGTCAGCACATAGTATTTGGATATATCTCCGGTAATGTCATTTCCTGAAAGATCCAGCTGACTGAGCATTCCATTTCCAAGTTTGAATTTATAATCTACACCATCTAAGGTAATAATATTGCCATCCAACTTCCACTTTCCTTCGCGAACAAACACATCTTCACTTTTATTTAGATATTTAGATGAGTATTGATAAGTATTGTCAGCATGTAATGAAATTAATGTTTCAATCCCGTCGCAATCCGCACAAGGGAGCACGCCCTTATACTCACCAATCACTACTTCCGCCTTATCTCTTCCTTTAAGATCCTGTAAATTATCTTTATAGACGGCTACACTTTGCTTGGGATTATCACACCCCACCATTCCAATGATCACCCACAAACCCACAATCCAAATATACCTTTTCATCACATTCTAAATTCAAAAAAATCAGCATCTAACAGTTACACCAATAAATTCATAACAAATTAAATACCAAAAATTTAGAAAAGATTAAAAATCATCATCGTCATCGTCTCCCAAAACTGCCAATGCACCCTGCAACTCGCCCAAAGCATGGAAATTACGACTCTTGCGGGCGATCTCGATTCCAGATCGGTATGTAGCAATCGCCGACTCTTCTCTACTTAATTTTTCGTACAATTTACCCAAATGATAGTAGGTTCCTACATATTCTGGATTCGACTGTACTAAATCCTCGAATCTCGACATAGCCTCCTGCTCATTCCCCTGCTTGAGATATTCAGCTGCAATCGCATATTTCAAAAAAGGATCCTCCGGGCTCTCTTTCAGAAATTCATTCAGTTGGTCCAATCGTGTTGACATATTTTTTTATTTCAAACTTAGACAAATTGAACTTTATATCCAATATAATATGTATAGCTGTGATAACGATCTACATTGGTGTATGATAGAATAAAACCATTCAATCATTTAACCCTCGTCACATCTGCCTTTATCCAAAAATTACTATGCTAGCATACAAAATGACAATTTACTGACGAAATAAATGAATTGCCAAAAATCACTTGTTCAAAATATAAAATTACAAAAACAGCAATAAAAGAACTGCATATCTTATAACATCAAAAAAAATAAAGGGAAAATACTTAAAAATTTCAAAAATATTCAATATAGACAACCTGTTATCTCAAGGAATTTTGGTTGATCGGAAACTTTTTAATTAAATGAAAATATGGTAAGTTTGGGTAAAACCAATCGTATATGAAAATATTAGTTTGTATAAGCAATGTCCCTGACACTACATCCAAAATCACTTTTACAAATGACAACACTGCATTTAATACAGCTGGTGTACAATTCATTATAAACCCTTATGATGAAATTGCTTTATCTAAAGCAGTAGAATTGGCCGAAGGTGGAAAAGGAACCGTAACTGTCATCAATGTGGGTGATGCATCGACAGATGCAACCATTCGAAAAGCATTGGCAATTGGCGCAGATAGCGCTGTGCGGATAAATTCCGTTCCCCGAGATGCTTGGTTTGTTGCGAATCAAATAGCAGCATATGCCAAAGACAAGGCATTTGACTTAATTTTAACTGGTCGTGAATCTATCGATTACAATGGTGCTCAAGTGGCGGCAATTATAGGAGAATTGCTACACATCCCATCCGTTTCGATAGCCAAAAAAGTCGAGGTTGCAAGTGATATGGTGACCGTGGAGCGTGAAATTGAGGGTGGGAAAGAAGTGTTAACGGCCAAGTTACCACTCGTCATCGGTACAGCCGAAGGTGTTGCTGAGCCTAAAATACCCAATATGCGTGGTATTATGAGTGCACGAAGCAAACCGCTGGACGTGGTGGAACCGTTCTCCGTAGAACTTCTTGCTCACATTGTCAACTATGAGACACCAGCTCCACGAGGTACGGTCAAACTTGTTGACGCTACTGAGGTAGAAAAATTAGTTTCTCTTCTTCATGATGAAGCTAAAGTTATTTAATCTTTAAACGCTAAAACACTATGTCGATACTTGTATATGTAGAAAATACCGATGGAAAATTCAAAAAATCTGCTTTTGAAGTTGTTTCTTACGCCAAATCCATCGCTGATAACATACAGACTGATGTTGTTGCAATTTCAATCGGAAATGTCGCCGAAGACGAACTTGCTGCTTTGGGCAAATACGGTGCTTCGAAAGTATTAAATGTCAATCAGGAACAACTTGCTTCTTTTGTAAACCAAGCTTATGCTAGTATCATCGCAGAAGCTGTAAAAAGTACGGGTTCGAAATTGCTTGTCCTGTCCAATTCATTTTCCGGAAAAGGTCTTGCTCCTCGCATTGCAGCCAAATTGGAAGCTGGTCTGGCCGATGGCGTGCTCGAATTACCGCACATTACGGACGATAAACTGACGGTCAAAAAAACAGCGTTCTCCAATAAAGCGTTCGCTACGCTCGAACTAACCTCGGATATAAAGGTCATCGCACTAAGTCCAAATGCATATGAAATAAAAGAGACCGGTGGTAATGCCGCTGTCGAAACCTTTACGCCCAATATTGACCAACTTGATTTTTCAACCATGGTTAAGGAGATTGTGCGCGCAACAGACAAAGTTTCTTTACCCGAAGCTGAAATTGTGGTCTCTGCAGGCCGCGGTCTCAAAGGCCCCGAAAACTGGGGAATGATTGAAGAACTTGCGGATGTGCTAGGTGCAGCTACCGCATGTTCGAAACCTGTGTCCGACGCCGGCTGGCGCCCCCATTCGGAACACGTAGGACAAACAGGTATTGTAGTAAGCCCTAATCTCTATATTGCAATTGGTATCTCTGGAGCAATTCAACATTTGGCCGGGGTGAGCTCCTCGAAAACCATTGTTGTCATCAATAAAGATCCCGAAGCTCCATTTTTTAAAGTTGCCGATTATGGAATTGTAGGGGATGTATTCGACATCGTTCCAAAATTGACGCAAGCACTGAAGGCTTATAAAGGTATCTAAACGTTTTATCCCATATATTCTCCCCATTTATTGAAAATGAATGGGGAGTTTTTTATTGGTTATAATTGCATATAAAAGCAAATTTATCTAAGTTTGTAAACCGGTTTGAAATTAAAATGAAGAAAATCAGATTAGATATCGTTGGTTTATCCTATAGTCAAACCCAATCAGGGGCTTATGCCCTGGTATTAGGTGAAGTGGAAGGCAACAGAAGATTACCCATCATCATCGGCAGTCACGAGGCTCAAGCTATTGCTATTCGGATAGAAAAAATGATTCCTAGTCGCCCGCTGACACACGACCTATTTCAATCCTTTGGAGAATCATTTGGAATTCGGCTTATTGAAGTTATTATCTACAATCTAATTGAAGGGATATTTTATGCTAAAATGATCTGTTCCGACGGCAACAAGATTGTAGAGATTGACGCACGCACTTCTGATGCTGTTGCACTTGCAATACGCTTTGAAGCGCCCTTGTATGCCTACGAATTTATTATGTCCTCTGCAGGAATTATTATTGAAGGACATGATTTCGCATTTTTGGAAAATATGGACAAATCCAACAAAGTCCAGGATCCAAGTGTTGTTGAGGTCGAAGAAAAAACACCTTCCAAATCCCCACACAATCCTTTCTCCTCATTGACAAATGAGCAATTGGAACAAGCACTTAATCAGGCATTGACCGAAGAAAACTACGAACGGGCGGCGTTGATTAGGGATGAGATTTCCAAAAGGAAATAGTGCCTTTCATTAGAGCAAAACAAAATTTTAAATAACATCATTTATGTCTATTAAATTAAGATTGACCATCATGAGCTTCTTTCAGTTCTTCGTCTGGGGAGCATGGTTGATTACAATAGCGAACTATTGGTTTGGCACAAAGCAATGGGATGGTACGCAATTTGGAGCCATTTTTGCAACAATGGGAATCGCATCTCTATTTATGCCTACACTGATGGGAATCATTGCAGATCGGTGGATAAATGCAGAAAAATTATATTTTATTCTTCACTTATGTTATGCAGGTGTTTTATTCTATTTACCTCAGGTAAATGATCCAAACACCTTTTTTTATGCGATGCTTGCGGCGATGTGTTTTTATATGCCGACTTTGGCGCTATCGAATTCCATCGCTTATACTGCACTAAATGAAAACAACTATGATCTGGTCAAAGCTTTTCCCCCTATCCGGGTGTTTGGCACGATCGGTTTCATCGTCGCGATGTGGATCACCAATTTAACGGGTAGCAAAGCAACGGCCTTTCAATTTTATATCGCCGGAACTGCAGCGTTGGCATTGAGTCTCTACGCGTTTACGTTACCAAAATGTCCACCGAAAAAATTACAACAGGAAAATGCTTCTTGGACACAACTATTGGGCTTAGAAGCGTTTAAACTCTTTGGAAATTATAAAATGGCTTTATTTTTTATTTTTTCCATGTTCTTAGGCGCAGCACTCCAGTTGACCAACGCCTACGGTGACGTATTCTTGGATGAATTTAAATTCTACCCCAAATTTGCAGAATCTTTCGTCGTGAAATATTCGACGATCATTATGTCGATCTCGCAGATATCCGAAACGCTCTTTATTCTTGCTATTCCATTTTTCCTTAAAAGATTTGGTATAAAAAAGGTGATGCTGATTTCGATGTTAGCCTGGGTATTACGTTTTGGATTGTTCTCCTTTGGTGACCCTGCTGGCGGGCTTTGGATGATTGTATTATCCTGCATTGTATATGGCATGGCCTTTGATTTTTTTAATATTTCAGGCTCACTGTTTGTCGAAACCTCCACAACCTCCAGTATACGCAGTTCTGCCCAAGGTTTGTTTATGATGATGACAAATGGTTTTGGCGCCGTTGTAGGCAGTTTTGCTTCTGGGTGGATCATTGATCAATACTTTACCAAAAGTTTTCAGCATAGCAAAGATTTAGCCCAATACCTGGACACAACAGTGGATAACACTCACTTTCTGCACTTCTTAAAGGAAAGAAATATCTCGATCTTACCTGACGGTGTTTTAAGTGGCAATCTTATGCTAAAAGACTGGCATGATATCTGGCTTGCATTTGCGCTGTACACCTTTGTTATCGCAATTCTTTTTGCCTTATTCTTTAGACATAAACACGAGCGTTAACCGCTAAGCTTAAACTAACAAAAGCCGCAATTAGCGGCTTTTTTTTGCAAAAAGACAGATCGCATGAATGGATCGTATTTTATTGCTATAGATGTTTTTTAATAACATAGGCAGTCGTTTATAACAAAGTTTAAGCACATTTTACCACGACGGGGTTAAAAACAGTGAAAGGTAATCTGGGGAGATTACCTTCACTTTAAAAACAAACTAAATTTTCAGACGTGTTTCACAACAGATCTACACATTAACCCTAACTCTTTATGAATCAAAAATTACTCTATACAAATATAGGAGACATATATTAAGTGTATCTTAAGCTATCTTTAAACTTAAAACAAAGCTAAAGATTTATCTCACCTCTATCGTTTTGGTTGCCACATGCGCTCTATTGAAAAGATCGATCGCCTGAACTTCAATCTGATATTTGCCTGCTTTAAGTTTTGGCAGATTAGCGCCCCATAAATGACTGGATTTTTCAGGATTGGAAGGTCTACGGGTGTGCTTCAATTCAATTGCTGTATCATATTTAGCCAACGAATTTAAAAATGCTGGATCGTTTTCATTTACAAAGTCCATTTCTTTCCATTCCCCCTGATTGATTCTAT
The genomic region above belongs to Sphingobacterium zeae and contains:
- a CDS encoding electron transfer flavoprotein subunit alpha/FixB family protein, with protein sequence MSILVYVENTDGKFKKSAFEVVSYAKSIADNIQTDVVAISIGNVAEDELAALGKYGASKVLNVNQEQLASFVNQAYASIIAEAVKSTGSKLLVLSNSFSGKGLAPRIAAKLEAGLADGVLELPHITDDKLTVKKTAFSNKAFATLELTSDIKVIALSPNAYEIKETGGNAAVETFTPNIDQLDFSTMVKEIVRATDKVSLPEAEIVVSAGRGLKGPENWGMIEELADVLGAATACSKPVSDAGWRPHSEHVGQTGIVVSPNLYIAIGISGAIQHLAGVSSSKTIVVINKDPEAPFFKVADYGIVGDVFDIVPKLTQALKAYKGI
- a CDS encoding bifunctional nuclease family protein, yielding MKKIRLDIVGLSYSQTQSGAYALVLGEVEGNRRLPIIIGSHEAQAIAIRIEKMIPSRPLTHDLFQSFGESFGIRLIEVIIYNLIEGIFYAKMICSDGNKIVEIDARTSDAVALAIRFEAPLYAYEFIMSSAGIIIEGHDFAFLENMDKSNKVQDPSVVEVEEKTPSKSPHNPFSSLTNEQLEQALNQALTEENYERAALIRDEISKRK
- a CDS encoding nucleoside permease, with amino-acid sequence MSIKLRLTIMSFFQFFVWGAWLITIANYWFGTKQWDGTQFGAIFATMGIASLFMPTLMGIIADRWINAEKLYFILHLCYAGVLFYLPQVNDPNTFFYAMLAAMCFYMPTLALSNSIAYTALNENNYDLVKAFPPIRVFGTIGFIVAMWITNLTGSKATAFQFYIAGTAALALSLYAFTLPKCPPKKLQQENASWTQLLGLEAFKLFGNYKMALFFIFSMFLGAALQLTNAYGDVFLDEFKFYPKFAESFVVKYSTIIMSISQISETLFILAIPFFLKRFGIKKVMLISMLAWVLRFGLFSFGDPAGGLWMIVLSCIVYGMAFDFFNISGSLFVETSTTSSIRSSAQGLFMMMTNGFGAVVGSFASGWIIDQYFTKSFQHSKDLAQYLDTTVDNTHFLHFLKERNISILPDGVLSGNLMLKDWHDIWLAFALYTFVIAILFALFFRHKHER